The following are from one region of the Acidobacteriota bacterium genome:
- a CDS encoding DmsE family decaheme c-type cytochrome: MKFLKGFRRLSSPLAITALMISGLAAYPQVPGKDQAAKAAPEPASSPYVGADTCKTCHEDLFNGLQKTRHWNNLLKTKDGAEAHSCETCHGPGAEHVNGGGDKTKIFVFKDQAPDVISKRCLSCHSLKQEHANFLRSAHADAGVSCISCHSPHFAKEQRRLLVEKQPQLCYNCHTDQKADFSKPFRHRVNEGLLKCTDCHNVHGSPMPRSLRVAEEQDAVCFKCHRNLQGPWVFEHPPMKTQGCTSCHLPHGSVNSRLLTVSSVNILCLQCHTPTATPNTRAKDSIAPGTPPGPVHDQNAKFQACTICHVFLHGSNADETFMK; this comes from the coding sequence ATGAAATTCCTAAAGGGCTTTCGGCGGCTTTCATCGCCACTAGCAATCACGGCACTCATGATCTCGGGACTCGCCGCCTATCCACAGGTACCGGGGAAAGATCAGGCTGCCAAAGCTGCGCCGGAACCGGCTTCCTCTCCATACGTTGGGGCCGACACCTGCAAAACCTGCCACGAAGATCTTTTCAATGGTCTGCAGAAGACTAGGCACTGGAACAACCTGCTGAAAACCAAAGATGGTGCCGAGGCACACAGCTGTGAAACCTGCCACGGGCCCGGAGCGGAGCACGTCAACGGCGGCGGCGACAAGACCAAGATTTTCGTCTTCAAAGATCAGGCGCCCGATGTCATCAGTAAACGCTGCCTGTCGTGCCACTCGTTGAAGCAGGAACACGCCAATTTCCTGCGCTCGGCTCATGCTGACGCCGGCGTGAGCTGCATCTCGTGCCACTCTCCCCACTTTGCGAAAGAGCAGCGCCGCCTGCTGGTCGAGAAGCAACCACAGCTCTGCTACAACTGCCACACGGATCAGAAGGCCGATTTCAGCAAACCCTTCCGTCACCGGGTTAACGAGGGCCTGCTGAAGTGCACCGATTGCCACAACGTGCACGGCAGCCCCATGCCGCGCTCCTTGCGCGTTGCGGAGGAACAGGACGCCGTCTGCTTCAAATGCCATCGGAATCTTCAAGGGCCGTGGGTCTTCGAACATCCGCCCATGAAGACCCAGGGTTGCACTTCCTGCCACCTGCCGCATGGCTCGGTTAACTCACGTTTGCTGACGGTGAGTTCGGTGAACATTCTCTGCCTGCAGTGCCATACCCCAACTGCCACTCCGAATACGCGCGCCAAAGATTCGATCGCGCCCGGAACACCGCCCGGGCCTGTGCATGACCAAAACGCAAAATTTCAAGCATGCACGATTTGCCACGTATTCCTACATGGTTCGAACGCTGATGAGACTTTCATGAAGTAA
- a CDS encoding cytochrome c, whose protein sequence is MTRNLIRVLAHGVVLDGLVAICVISSPAQTAGETLFKTKCAACHGPDGKGEVPMGKKLGARNLSSTEVQGQSDAQLVDVMTKGKNKMPAYAGKLTKEQMADLVAYIRELGKKH, encoded by the coding sequence ATGACGCGGAATTTGATTCGAGTGTTAGCGCATGGCGTAGTTCTCGACGGGCTGGTTGCGATCTGCGTAATTTCTTCTCCGGCCCAGACTGCCGGGGAAACCTTGTTCAAAACAAAGTGTGCAGCCTGCCACGGACCGGATGGGAAGGGTGAAGTGCCGATGGGAAAGAAACTTGGTGCCCGCAACCTGAGCTCGACCGAGGTGCAGGGTCAATCGGACGCACAACTCGTCGATGTCATGACGAAGGGTAAGAACAAGATGCCCGCCTATGCCGGCAAGCTGACCAAAGAACAGATGGCCGACCTGGTTGCCTACATTCGGGAGCTGGGCAAGAAGCACTGA
- a CDS encoding GAF domain-containing protein, producing the protein MVPTWGVIDQIVVVLMADGGTRLEKAKAVAELIRSAGAYRWVGLYDVGDEQITAIAWTGAVAPAFATFPLSQGLSGDAVRTRAPVIVEDVSIDPRYVITFPSTKSEIIVPVLVGDAVPGTIDVESERVDAFSSQDVRFLQDCARAARQLWSLHETDGSH; encoded by the coding sequence ATGGTTCCGACCTGGGGTGTCATTGATCAGATTGTCGTGGTACTGATGGCAGATGGTGGAACTCGTCTGGAAAAGGCTAAAGCTGTGGCTGAGCTCATTCGATCGGCAGGGGCCTATCGGTGGGTTGGACTATACGATGTCGGCGACGAGCAGATCACCGCCATTGCCTGGACCGGCGCAGTAGCTCCGGCGTTTGCGACGTTTCCGCTTTCGCAGGGCCTCTCGGGCGATGCCGTCCGCACGCGCGCTCCTGTGATCGTTGAAGACGTTTCAATAGACCCCAGATATGTGATCACATTCCCGTCCACGAAATCGGAAATCATTGTGCCCGTACTGGTCGGGGACGCCGTGCCGGGTACGATCGATGTGGAAAGCGAACGCGTCGATGCGTTTTCGAGCCAGGATGTTCGTTTTTTACAGGATTGCGCCCGAGCTGCCCGCCAGCTTTGGTCATTGCACGAAACTGACGGTTCACATTGA
- a CDS encoding type II restriction endonuclease, whose amino-acid sequence MSVPTSAVAADTGIRALILHWRGNPDATYQSWFLWPERLKNFRSIRRGMQQVIAEIEENTFGTAYRGSSLETVVKSIAEQRQIFKGADHPFLWKPKLRIPDIYESRENQVAFGHFLNTCMCCNTEAQLLAAIQRLDQKKIKGLGPAAANLLYFLHPTVIPPFNTAIVKGYNSLTGANVKLGDWSEYLAMRSGILRLVDQNRALLSNDLGAIGGLLFDIGSGRYAAPPLDGNAETRAAWEADLARVREASAKEKKATEEAQDSDRTHTEIQGWLRNLGLSLGFDVWVAANDRSRPFADGKLADGCMAQLPSSVAGGGDAVALIDIVWFTKEGAPAAAFEVEHTTSIYSGIVRLLDLAQGAALSDTLPLFLVAPDKRQEEVREQLLRPAFHAATQQLRLRYLPYGELETHREAMARFGQGMKAVEAIAKQLV is encoded by the coding sequence ATGTCGGTCCCAACTTCGGCCGTTGCCGCTGACACTGGTATTCGAGCTCTGATCTTGCACTGGCGCGGAAACCCCGACGCTACGTACCAAAGCTGGTTTCTATGGCCAGAACGCTTGAAGAATTTCAGGTCGATTCGTCGCGGTATGCAGCAGGTGATTGCCGAGATCGAGGAGAACACATTTGGTACGGCGTACCGCGGCTCGTCGCTTGAAACCGTTGTTAAGTCGATCGCCGAGCAGCGACAAATCTTCAAGGGTGCGGACCATCCCTTTCTGTGGAAGCCGAAGCTTCGCATTCCAGACATCTACGAATCCCGGGAGAACCAGGTTGCCTTCGGGCATTTCCTAAATACGTGCATGTGCTGTAACACCGAGGCGCAGTTGCTCGCGGCTATTCAGCGGCTCGACCAGAAGAAAATAAAGGGACTCGGTCCGGCTGCCGCCAACCTGCTGTACTTTCTGCACCCAACCGTGATTCCGCCGTTTAACACAGCGATTGTGAAAGGCTATAACTCGTTGACCGGTGCGAATGTGAAGCTGGGCGATTGGAGCGAGTACCTAGCCATGCGTTCAGGAATCCTCCGGTTGGTCGATCAGAACCGGGCGCTGCTGTCGAACGATCTCGGGGCGATAGGCGGACTTCTATTCGATATTGGCAGCGGGAGATACGCTGCACCACCGTTAGACGGCAATGCCGAAACACGTGCCGCTTGGGAGGCCGATCTCGCGCGAGTCCGGGAGGCGAGTGCGAAAGAGAAAAAAGCAACAGAAGAGGCGCAAGACAGTGACCGGACTCACACCGAGATTCAGGGATGGCTGCGCAATCTCGGCCTATCGCTCGGTTTTGACGTTTGGGTCGCAGCCAACGATAGATCACGGCCATTCGCCGATGGCAAGCTCGCCGACGGTTGCATGGCACAGCTACCGTCGTCGGTGGCTGGTGGCGGAGATGCGGTTGCGTTAATCGATATCGTATGGTTCACAAAAGAAGGCGCTCCGGCGGCGGCTTTTGAAGTCGAGCACACAACGTCCATTTACTCGGGCATCGTTCGCCTGCTCGACCTCGCCCAGGGGGCTGCGCTAAGTGACACCCTTCCACTGTTCCTTGTCGCGCCGGACAAACGGCAGGAAGAAGTCCGAGAACAATTGCTGCGGCCAGCTTTTCACGCGGCGACACAGCAACTGCGATTGCGCTACCTACCGTATGGAGAATTGGAGACGCACCGTGAAGCAATGGCGCGATTCGGGCAAGGGATGAAGGCTGTGGAGGCCATAGCGAAACAACTCGTGTGA
- a CDS encoding tetratricopeptide repeat protein has protein sequence MSHHSRHERVEEVPAGYWSSTQAYVLAVITLLLGVAVGYLLRGSATTATLGQTPSAPFTVPTFGGTGVGEQQPKSAEFAARTVEPLLQQLETRPDDADLLINIANSYYDGRDYAKAIEYYQKGLKIRPEEVNVRTDMATAMWYSGDADGAIKQYELSLKFQPTHAQTLFNMGIVKWQGKKDGKGAIQIWERLLASNPSYPDRPKVQQLLDQVKREIGSGS, from the coding sequence ATGAGTCACCACTCTCGTCACGAAAGAGTCGAGGAAGTGCCAGCGGGATACTGGAGTTCAACGCAGGCCTATGTCCTGGCGGTCATTACCCTGCTCCTCGGTGTCGCCGTTGGCTACCTGCTCCGCGGGTCGGCCACGACAGCGACCCTAGGCCAAACGCCAAGTGCACCCTTCACTGTACCCACCTTCGGCGGGACGGGCGTCGGCGAGCAACAGCCAAAATCAGCGGAATTCGCAGCGCGCACAGTCGAGCCGCTCCTGCAGCAGCTCGAAACTCGGCCGGACGACGCCGACCTGCTCATCAATATTGCAAACAGCTACTACGATGGCCGGGACTACGCAAAGGCCATCGAGTATTACCAGAAGGGACTGAAAATCAGGCCGGAAGAAGTCAACGTGCGCACTGACATGGCGACCGCGATGTGGTACTCGGGCGACGCCGACGGAGCGATCAAGCAATATGAGCTGTCGCTTAAGTTCCAGCCGACGCACGCGCAAACTCTGTTCAACATGGGTATTGTCAAATGGCAAGGTAAGAAGGACGGCAAAGGGGCTATCCAGATCTGGGAAAGGCTGCTGGCCTCAAACCCCAGCTATCCTGACCGTCCCAAGGTGCAGCAGTTGCTGGATCAGGTCAAGCGAGAGATTGGCAGCGGTTCCTAA
- a CDS encoding glycoside hydrolase family 13, with protein MKKEKERDHLKSVEITCLAPEAQEVLVGGTFNGWDPSQTPMRESADGIWRVMLQVPTGSYEYKFVVDGKWVCEPGVDEFDPKLVGSPDCVPNVFGSMNRKLQV; from the coding sequence ATGAAAAAAGAGAAAGAACGCGATCATCTCAAATCGGTCGAAATCACGTGTCTTGCCCCGGAAGCGCAAGAAGTATTGGTTGGTGGGACATTCAACGGTTGGGATCCCAGCCAGACTCCAATGAGAGAGAGTGCCGACGGAATCTGGCGAGTGATGCTGCAAGTTCCGACTGGATCCTACGAATACAAATTCGTGGTGGACGGCAAATGGGTATGCGAGCCGGGTGTAGACGAATTCGATCCCAAGCTCGTCGGTTCGCCCGACTGTGTCCCTAACGTTTTCGGATCCATGAATCGCAAACTGCAGGTCTGA
- a CDS encoding CHASE2 domain-containing protein, whose protein sequence is MMGRKTLIVVGGLLTLALLPTLAWNGLVQQGNASAFDMLLRLSPARLGSARESVVLLAIDDETVRRYGPLPLNRAIVAEALEPIAIAEPRVLVVDVLLSERTRKQDDASLSRALSRFRKVVLAVALEATQDNKQPQWITPLPEFQTRAFALGHVHFEPDRDGLARTLLLTKANADNRYWALAFEAFRAALGTQGPPTEDAKELKVEGRLVPSPDSNGRLLWIHYNGPEGTFGRISLASVLDGHAPASSFAGKIVILGVTAQGAGDRVYTPFSSGLGMSGVEIHANIFSTLFDGAYLSPLSSPLEFLSLIAIAALVGTAAWWRQGKLLTPVAVTGVILIPVLSYWMLRAGIIVPVASWLVIEVAASLVGFLAQTRFIRRRLGEAIEGRQDYAFRLQAVAHEIKTPLTAIHASSQLMSEPDIPENKKEEIAQRIHKEAGRLSGVVTTFLDVERISAGVLKLQKRPVDLSSLVADAIERTRLLALKKSIGIEQDLEPEVIAADAELLQFAIYNLLVNAVKYSPDGSSIRITLRSDGQAACLTVADQGCGIEPSEQQRIFERFYRTKRHRDDATGGSGVGLALVKEIVTQHEGRIEVESKPGQGSTFRVFLPREAIHENKTTSSANR, encoded by the coding sequence ATGATGGGCCGGAAGACCCTTATCGTTGTTGGTGGCCTGCTCACGCTGGCACTCCTGCCAACCCTTGCTTGGAATGGTCTCGTACAGCAGGGCAACGCCTCCGCCTTCGACATGCTGTTGCGCTTGAGCCCGGCCCGGCTCGGCTCGGCTCGGGAAAGCGTGGTACTGCTAGCCATCGATGACGAGACCGTCCGGCGCTACGGCCCCTTGCCGTTGAACCGGGCTATCGTAGCGGAAGCACTGGAGCCCATCGCAATTGCAGAACCGAGAGTGCTGGTGGTTGATGTGCTGTTGTCAGAAAGAACACGAAAACAGGACGACGCCAGTCTGTCCCGCGCACTCAGCCGATTTCGAAAAGTGGTGCTGGCAGTGGCGTTGGAAGCGACTCAGGATAACAAACAGCCCCAGTGGATAACGCCTCTTCCCGAGTTTCAGACCCGCGCATTTGCGCTTGGGCACGTTCACTTCGAGCCTGATCGCGATGGCCTTGCACGCACCCTACTGCTCACAAAAGCCAATGCGGACAACCGTTATTGGGCACTCGCCTTCGAAGCATTTCGAGCTGCGCTTGGAACACAGGGACCGCCAACCGAAGATGCGAAAGAACTAAAGGTTGAGGGCCGGCTCGTCCCTTCTCCGGACTCAAACGGACGACTGTTATGGATTCACTACAACGGCCCTGAAGGAACCTTCGGTCGTATCTCGCTTGCCAGCGTCCTGGACGGCCACGCACCGGCCTCTAGCTTCGCCGGTAAGATCGTTATCCTCGGGGTGACCGCACAGGGTGCCGGAGATCGTGTTTACACGCCATTTTCCAGTGGTCTCGGCATGAGCGGCGTCGAGATCCATGCCAACATTTTCAGCACGTTATTCGATGGCGCGTATCTGTCTCCGCTAAGTTCTCCATTGGAGTTCCTGTCGTTGATCGCTATTGCGGCACTTGTAGGGACCGCTGCTTGGTGGCGCCAAGGAAAGTTGTTGACGCCTGTAGCCGTCACGGGGGTCATTCTGATCCCTGTGTTGTCCTATTGGATGTTGCGCGCTGGCATCATCGTTCCGGTTGCGTCTTGGCTGGTTATAGAGGTGGCCGCGTCCCTCGTTGGTTTCCTGGCGCAGACTCGGTTCATTCGCCGTCGTTTGGGTGAAGCCATAGAAGGGCGACAAGATTATGCTTTCCGCCTGCAAGCGGTTGCGCATGAAATCAAGACGCCTCTGACCGCGATTCACGCTTCCAGCCAACTCATGTCCGAGCCAGACATTCCCGAGAATAAGAAGGAAGAGATCGCCCAACGGATTCACAAAGAAGCCGGACGCCTGTCCGGCGTCGTCACCACGTTCCTTGACGTGGAACGTATCTCGGCCGGCGTGCTGAAGCTGCAAAAACGGCCGGTTGATCTCTCTTCGCTAGTGGCCGACGCGATTGAGCGCACCCGGTTGCTGGCACTGAAGAAGAGCATCGGAATCGAGCAGGATCTCGAACCTGAAGTGATCGCGGCTGACGCCGAGTTGCTTCAGTTTGCGATCTACAACCTACTGGTCAATGCCGTTAAATACAGCCCGGACGGATCATCGATCCGCATTACATTGCGATCCGACGGGCAGGCCGCGTGTCTGACCGTAGCGGATCAAGGGTGCGGCATTGAGCCTTCTGAGCAGCAACGAATTTTCGAGCGCTTTTATCGAACCAAACGACATCGGGACGATGCCACGGGAGGTTCGGGCGTCGGCTTGGCGTTGGTAAAGGAAATCGTCACCCAGCACGAAGGCAGGATCGAAGTAGAGAGCAAGCCGGGACAAGGCTCGACCTTCAGGGTGTTCCTGCCGCGAGAGGCGATCCATGAAAACAAAACCACCAGTTCTGCTAATCGATGA
- a CDS encoding sigma-54-dependent Fis family transcriptional regulator, with translation MKTKPPVLLIDDDEGIAFSIATFLEAKGYPITVTNSGSEGLRLASEGSFPVVLSDIYIDRVTGLDILKAARQANPACAVILITAKGSIGTTVEAEAQGVFDYLAKPLELDHLLEVVDRAAYSLQSEESPAPEASSDDEMVGVTPAMIDLYKSIARAARSEATVLIRGETGSGKELVAHAIHRASPGAQQPFVPVDCAAVPENLWESELFGAIRGAFTSAEKDRAGIVEQARGGTVFLDEIGEIPTSFQAKLLRFIEAKEYRPVGATAPRTARVRILAATNRPLEAMVEDGEFRADLYHRLNVLQIHVPPLRERTQDIPLLAERFLNEANRHRGKQARLEPAAIRALEAHEWRGNVRELKNTIARMVAMFSPGPLGETEVRRALTTGLTEGVRPTNSETLEDAEKKHVLEVLQLCGGNRTLAAERLGIQRRTIYKKLQRWGLMHDGHAGVPGTHGTDGEEES, from the coding sequence ATGAAAACAAAACCACCAGTTCTGCTAATCGATGATGACGAGGGCATTGCCTTCTCGATTGCCACGTTTTTGGAAGCCAAGGGCTATCCGATCACGGTGACCAATAGCGGGAGCGAGGGGTTGCGACTCGCCTCGGAAGGAAGCTTCCCAGTGGTCCTGTCGGATATCTACATTGACCGCGTGACGGGACTCGACATTTTGAAGGCCGCAAGGCAGGCGAACCCGGCTTGTGCGGTCATTTTGATAACAGCCAAGGGCTCGATCGGAACAACCGTAGAAGCGGAAGCCCAAGGTGTGTTCGATTACCTTGCCAAGCCGCTGGAGTTGGACCACTTGCTCGAAGTAGTGGACAGAGCAGCTTATTCGCTCCAATCCGAGGAGAGCCCGGCTCCAGAAGCTTCCTCTGACGACGAGATGGTTGGCGTAACGCCAGCGATGATCGACTTGTACAAGAGCATCGCGCGCGCAGCTCGGTCAGAGGCGACAGTTCTGATTCGCGGAGAGACCGGTAGCGGGAAAGAGTTGGTGGCGCACGCGATTCATCGCGCAAGCCCTGGAGCCCAGCAACCGTTTGTACCCGTCGACTGCGCCGCCGTTCCTGAGAACCTTTGGGAGAGCGAGCTGTTCGGTGCGATCAGGGGCGCCTTTACCAGTGCCGAGAAGGATCGCGCAGGCATCGTTGAACAGGCTCGCGGTGGCACCGTATTTCTTGACGAGATTGGCGAGATTCCCACGTCTTTCCAGGCCAAGCTGCTCCGCTTTATCGAGGCGAAGGAGTATCGCCCCGTTGGCGCCACGGCACCCAGAACGGCGCGGGTGAGAATCCTGGCAGCCACGAACCGGCCGCTTGAAGCAATGGTGGAGGACGGGGAGTTTCGTGCCGACCTCTATCATCGTCTGAACGTCCTCCAGATCCACGTTCCGCCACTGCGCGAACGAACCCAGGATATCCCTCTCCTCGCCGAACGCTTCCTCAATGAAGCCAATCGCCACCGCGGCAAGCAAGCACGGTTGGAGCCCGCGGCGATTAGGGCTCTCGAAGCGCACGAATGGCGAGGGAATGTCCGCGAACTGAAGAACACCATTGCGCGAATGGTGGCGATGTTTTCCCCAGGTCCTCTCGGTGAAACGGAAGTTCGCAGGGCGCTGACGACCGGTTTGACAGAAGGAGTACGGCCAACGAACTCCGAAACACTCGAAGATGCGGAAAAGAAGCACGTGCTGGAAGTGCTGCAGCTGTGCGGGGGCAATCGCACCTTGGCAGCCGAGCGCCTCGGAATCCAGCGCCGCACTATTTACAAGAAACTCCAACGCTGGGGTCTCATGCACGATGGGCACGCTGGTGTGCCCGGAACGCACGGAACGGACGGAGAAGAGGAAAGCTAG
- a CDS encoding FecR domain-containing protein, whose protein sequence is MTRTYFNLTVLVVLLLVALPMWAAPGGVQGQMAAVKGKVSLVRGQASPVVLRKHDTVEAGDEILTDHKSSATIRMPDGSTVRIYPDSHVVLRNETGSCKEFLQVFLGTVRVQIEKLSGRPNPKSMTTPTAIIAVRGTIFSVSVDQTGDTQVGVGEGLVSVASLLQPQNEVLLKPGQSCWMKHGQQRPTQPQMMTQPMPGLMGMDGMNMGGWGDMGMGAGRSASGMGNKGGMGQTGPHK, encoded by the coding sequence GTGACTCGGACCTACTTCAATTTGACGGTTCTGGTTGTCCTGCTGCTGGTTGCCCTGCCCATGTGGGCAGCCCCCGGCGGCGTGCAGGGACAAATGGCCGCCGTGAAGGGGAAGGTTAGCCTGGTGCGCGGCCAGGCGTCTCCTGTCGTTCTGCGCAAGCATGACACAGTCGAAGCCGGCGACGAGATCCTCACGGATCACAAATCGTCGGCCACGATCCGGATGCCCGATGGCAGCACTGTCCGCATCTACCCCGACTCGCACGTGGTGCTTCGCAACGAGACCGGCAGTTGCAAAGAATTCCTTCAAGTCTTCCTCGGTACCGTACGCGTGCAGATCGAAAAACTGAGTGGCAGACCCAATCCCAAATCGATGACCACACCCACCGCAATTATCGCGGTAAGAGGAACCATCTTTAGTGTGTCGGTCGATCAGACTGGGGACACTCAGGTGGGCGTTGGAGAGGGTCTCGTCAGCGTGGCGAGCCTGCTCCAGCCTCAGAACGAGGTGCTGCTGAAGCCTGGGCAGTCGTGCTGGATGAAGCACGGCCAGCAACGGCCAACTCAACCGCAGATGATGACCCAACCAATGCCCGGTCTGATGGGCATGGATGGGATGAATATGGGCGGATGGGGCGACATGGGCATGGGAGCAGGCAGATCGGCCAGCGGCATGGGCAACAAAGGCGGCATGGGACAAACGGGGCCGCACAAGTAG
- a CDS encoding nucleotidyl transferase AbiEii/AbiGii toxin family protein, which yields MIELLPEQVEALRQLQRACQDAGVDAVIIGATAYRVWIDDDRRTQDVDVALAVDIDQLGSLTDRLQAAGWTQDPKREERWLTQTGARIDLLPIGEQARRTGYVTWPKAEMRMSVVGFEHVFAEAVEKELIPNLVMKVAPLPVLALLKIVAYMDDPHGRGKDLEDLGRLMEQYELEGERRFSDEVFEAGADFESAGAFLLGLDVGRLCTESEANLAGNLIAVLQDEDQPAQWTWARRHVGEPAVEEGKKRLESFAAGFVIGQRQSHAR from the coding sequence ATGATTGAGCTTTTGCCAGAGCAAGTCGAAGCCTTGCGGCAACTGCAAAGAGCGTGTCAGGACGCTGGTGTGGATGCTGTCATTATTGGCGCCACCGCCTACCGCGTTTGGATTGACGATGATCGCCGGACACAGGATGTGGACGTCGCCCTAGCTGTGGACATCGACCAACTCGGATCTCTGACCGACCGCCTGCAAGCGGCGGGATGGACGCAGGACCCCAAGCGAGAGGAGCGCTGGTTGACGCAGACCGGCGCCCGCATCGATCTGCTGCCGATTGGAGAGCAGGCCCGCCGGACGGGCTACGTGACCTGGCCGAAAGCTGAGATGAGGATGAGCGTGGTTGGCTTTGAGCATGTCTTTGCCGAAGCGGTGGAGAAGGAGCTGATACCAAACCTGGTGATGAAGGTCGCTCCGTTGCCTGTGCTGGCGCTGCTCAAGATCGTCGCCTACATGGACGATCCGCATGGCCGTGGCAAGGACCTCGAAGACCTGGGCCGGCTGATGGAGCAGTATGAACTGGAGGGGGAGCGCCGGTTTAGCGACGAAGTTTTCGAAGCGGGCGCCGATTTTGAATCGGCTGGCGCTTTTCTACTCGGGCTGGATGTTGGCCGGCTGTGCACAGAGAGCGAGGCCAACCTCGCAGGCAACCTGATCGCGGTGCTCCAGGATGAAGACCAGCCCGCCCAGTGGACGTGGGCGAGAAGGCACGTCGGGGAGCCTGCGGTCGAGGAAGGGAAAAAGCGGCTGGAATCCTTCGCCGCGGGTTTTGTCATCGGACAGCGGCAAAGCCATGCTCGCTGA